In the genome of Brachypodium distachyon strain Bd21 chromosome 3, Brachypodium_distachyon_v3.0, whole genome shotgun sequence, the window GCGTGTCGGCGTTGCCGGAGATGGCGAAGCCCACGGACTGGAGCCACGTCATGGGCCGGCAGTCGGCCCCCGTCATCCCGAGCTCCGGGAACTCGCGGCCCATGGTGGCCACCAGCGACTTGCACGTGCCGAGGTACAGGGCCTGGAACAGGGCTCGCTGCCGCCCTTGCACGAGGACCCTGACGGTGAGCTCGCCAGGGAGTGCCGGGGCCACGTCCTGCCATCTGGCCAGGATGCCGGTCGCGTTCTGGCCGACCATCCTGGCAACGTTGAACACGGCCACCTTGGGCGGGACACGCACGAGCCGGACCTTCCACGAGAGCACCACGCCGaagctcccgccgccgccgcggacggcCCAGAAGAGGTCCTCCCCCATGGAGGCCCGGCCCAGGACGGCCCCGTCGCGGTTCACGAGCTTGGCGTCCACGACGTTGTCCACGGAGAGCCCATGCTTGCGCATCATCAggcccatgccgccgccgctgaagTGGCCGCCCACGCCCATGGTCGGGCAAACCCCGGCCGGAAACGCCGTCTCCGGGCTGCTCTTCGCGATGCTGTAGTACAGCTCCCCGATCGTGGCGCCGGAGTCGACCCAGGCCGTCGAATCGGAGTGGTTGACGAACACGGCGCGGAGGGCCgcgaggtcgacgacggcgAAATCCATGGGCCGGACCGAGCGGTAGGACAGGCCCTCGTAGTCGTGCCCGCCGCTGCGCACGCGGAGGCCCACGGCCCACCTGCGGCCGCAGCCCACGGCGGCCTGCACGtgggaggcgccggcgggcgTCACGATGCACAGCGgcctcaccgtggtgttggtGAAGAACTTTGGGTTCCGGATGGAGGAGGCCAGCACCTCGTTGAAATTGCTCGAGCCCTGTGCGTACACCAGCCTGCTAGGTATCTCCCGCCGTAGGCATTGGAGGAACTCGTCGGAGGAAGCCAGGGATGGAGTTGAGATTATTAGGTAGCAAGAGAAGAAGCTCAGGAAGAGTGCTAGTGCTAAGCTTCTTCGCATCGTGGAACGGGAGTGAACAATGCCGTGCCTACAGCTACTTAGCTTCTGCTCTTTATATACTGAAGTACTAGTACTGTACTGTTAGTAATCGTGCAAGTCTAATACACGTGTTAATAGTAATATGTGAAAAATTATTGACGACATTTTTCATCATAAGCTTTCCAAAATCGTCGCAACGAgtgaatttttctttttggcttcTGACCTGTGTATAATTTGTCTCACCAAGATTTAACCTGTGTATAATTTTGGCTCCTGACTCCTTAATctgctctgattttttttccacaatCAATGCTGGATAATTTCGAGTAATCAACATCGCCTCAAGTTTCCACCTGGGCggcgtatccggtgaaaaccctcaTTCGATACAAACTTcatgaaaatcatgtttaaatgttttaaaaaaattctaaaaaaacaccATATGTTGGaagtgtgatgttctacaaatctgcaaaatttcaagttcaaaatgaAAAGCATTTGAgaggaattaaaaagaaaaatttacaatgaatagtgtcaaacactgaAAGACCACTATTCAtacagaatttgttttttcgctGCTATCAGACgccattgagtttggacttgaaattttatacgtatataaaacatcacttttctaacacgtgtaatttttttaaattttttttaacttttttcgatggagttttcacagtttggaCCGTAGAgatggttttcaccggatatttCGCACACTGGTTGCATTTTGTCCAGCGGTTGCTTTCCATCATCGTCGTAGACAAGCCACAGAACACTTCGAGGTATGTATAAAAAATGGACCTTCCACTAAAAAGAATGCCATATAACGTTGGACGACAGAATAAGCAGCCAGATGCTTGTGTTTACACTAGAGAACGGACCAGTACTGGATCTCATTTTCCTGTGGCCGATCAAACTGTTTTTGTTCATTGCTTAGCTCAATAAGGAACATGATAAGGGAGACGGGAAGCTCTGGTTCCACGAAAACGTACACGATTCCATCCGACTGAACTCTACCAAATGAGATGAACTCTacgtaaaaagaaaaagaaagaaatccgACCTACCGGATTCGAACCAGTGACCTAAGGATTTTTCTGCAACGTACTACAGTCCTCCGCTCTACCAACTGAGCTAAGGTCGGTTTGTGCTTCTATAGTACTACAGATTTTATATTACGGAATATAAGAACCTGGTGACCTTTCACATAATTAGTTCCATCATGTGAACGACCTGAACTGTTGGCAGCAAATTCATCTCATCAGAATATCTAGCCGAAAATGAAATCATGGCCAAAGTTACACTGACGTGTTCGGCTACGGCTGGATGTAGATGTGTGCTGAGTTCTCACTGAACGTAGACAAGGCACGCTGAACGCCTGTGCGGTAGAAAGGCACCACTTTCAACTACGAGCCATAGAGAGCACATTACCGTGATACCTTGACAAACGTGAACCATCGATCGACAACAAAAGGAGGGCAAGACCTGCTCGCTGTCAAGCAAGAATGCCCTTCAACCACGCCTATTGCGTCCGAAAATCAGCGAGCAAGCAGAAACCCCATGATCCAGGTTACTTAAATGGCAGCAAAATCTCCAGCAGGTTAGCTTGCGTCCCAAAATCAGCGGTCAAGTATTCCTCAATCCTACGGTTGCACCTCGATCATGACAATTTACACGCAGACCTTTTTATcgagtacggagtagtagggAAGAAAATACAGACACTAAAGTGAGGCTTTCTTTAGTTCAGTTAGATGCTCCAGGCCACACAGATGCAACAACGGCCCGCTAGGCAGCGAACCTTCGGCTGTTCAAGATTTCGCATAAATACAACGCGGACTTTTCGGTCCTCTAAAAACCTTGATTGGTACTGAAGTATTGTACCCATTCGTGATCTACTTGTGTTCCTAAATTTATTTTCCACGTATCCACTATTCCCGATTGATTTGCTTCATCTCTTCTCCGCCGACGTCGCTTCCAAGAAAATTTGCACCAAGCCCGCGCCAAACTAACCCATGTACTCGCAACAAGTACCACATGCCGATCATGTCGTTCTTTAAAACAAAGCTTAGTTTGATGACCTCGCACGGAGTAATTGATGCTGAGTTGCTGACCGAAATGATGCCCAATTTGCAGTATTCCTATGCATATATCATCATGCAAGATCGTGCAACAAACCCAACAGGCCGGCAAATCACATGTAAGAGGTGCTCAGACTCATGAAGAAACAAACCGGAAGAATTATCAATCAATTAGTTAGATAGTTCAGTTTCGTTCGTCGTGGGGATGTAGCTCAGATGGTAGAGCGCTCGCTTAGCATGCGAGAGGTACGGGGATCGATACCCCGCATCTCCATTGTTCTAGTTTTAATGGAAAATTTCCTCTTTTCTTATTTCCTTCAagttttgggccgaaccagAACCATCGCCGATGTATATTCTGATGCACTTAGTTTCAACATGGGTTTCCTAAGTTGAAAGTGCGTTGTATTACAGGGAAAATGGCCAGATAGCAGATCCAGCAGCGATTGAGGCCCATGGTAGATCAAGGATTGAGCAGTATTGGGCTCAAGTTGCAGGGAATTTTCGCTGGCCAGGTTTGTGGAATTTGAATGTGGAAGAAAATATCACGTAGTCCGTGATGAATGGATTATCGATGTTATCTACTTGGACAAGCAAACCGCGGCATGACTATAGCATGACGTGTTTTGGTAAGTTGCATCTGACGTGTTTTGGTAAGTTGCATCTGACGTGTTTTGGTAAGTTGCATCTGACGTGTTTGTGCATGCTAAGCGCTGCGTCGTTGCCGCTCAGGTCTTGTTTGATTTGACTCAGAGTATAGTACTCTAAAATTAGGACTAAGGTTAGGACTGTATCTTCATCAGTGTACTGGAGTAATAATTAACCGTGGTCGACCGTGTGGGTTAGTTATTTTGCCCCGGCCCGGAGACCTTGACCTAGTCAACATACATAAGTTCCCCCTGCTGGGCTACCCGGAAAGCTACGCCCCGCGCCAGAAACTTCTGGAAGCttcccggccgtttggtagtAGACCGGGCCGCTTCATAACTCCGGTCAAGTCATCCTACTTGATATGCTAACGACATGCGAACCCGGCCCAGGCCAGCCGATTGGAGTACACATGGTCGCCTTGATTTAGTAGTGAATTAATTAAGCGCAAACGCCCAAGAGCACATGTCACGCTCGATGGTTCTTATAGTCGAGAATAAAAGCAATTTTCGAATTAAATTAGTCTAGGAAAACATTGTAACCACATACGAGAGTGCTGAACTGCTGACAAAATCACAAATCATATCAACGTAAGCAAATTAAGTAGACATGCATGCGACATACTTTTTTTCTGACGAAACAACCATCAACAGGTCATTTATTGTCAAGAACGGTTGAAAAAACGACAATCCGAAGCAACTTGAGCCTTCGCTGGCCAGGTTTGTGGAATTTGAATGTGGAAGAGAATATCATGTAGTCCGTGAAGAATGGATCATCGATGTtatctacttcctccgatcctaaattgttgtcaaaatattacatgtatctaaacggtcactactacaaaatggGACATTAGTAACGGATGAAAAactctatcagtggcgggcagggCACCTGTCACTAATTTGATGTTACTGATGAgtcctcatcagtgacgggcgtgaCAGCCGTTACTGATGGAGCACCTATCAATGGCGGGTCCCCAAatcgaccgccactgatagcaATTTCgcgatttaaaaaaaagccaGGCCTGTGGCCCGGGCGTTCATCAATTAACCAAATCACAAATCAAATTAAGCGATTAATCACAACAAATCACAGATCCGGCATTAGAGGCAttagagagggagagaagcggatccggcggcagggGGCTCAGGGGCGGCAGCTTCCTCATCTCcaagcggcggcgaccacc includes:
- the LOC100839616 gene encoding berberine bridge enzyme-like 23 codes for the protein MRRSLALALFLSFFSCYLIISTPSLASSDEFLQCLRREIPSRLVYAQGSSNFNEVLASSIRNPKFFTNTTVRPLCIVTPAGASHVQAAVGCGRRWAVGLRVRSGGHDYEGLSYRSVRPMDFAVVDLAALRAVFVNHSDSTAWVDSGATIGELYYSIAKSSPETAFPAGVCPTMGVGGHFSGGGMGLMMRKHGLSVDNVVDAKLVNRDGAVLGRASMGEDLFWAVRGGGGSFGVVLSWKVRLVRVPPKVAVFNVARMVGQNATGILARWQDVAPALPGELTVRVLVQGRQRALFQALYLGTCKSLVATMGREFPELGMTGADCRPMTWLQSVGFAISGNADTPVEALLNRSTGALSSSSFVKNKSDYVRRAIPKAVWEDIFSRWFNKNIGSGGGRDGDGLMILGPHGGFMSTVPAAATPYPHRDGVLYNIQYIVSWRQQHAGDDGAAAMTWLGSLYDFMGQHVSKEPREAYVNYRDLDIGENSESVMGNANGVGGFDAGKAWGERYFMGNYRRLAQVKAAVDPTDYFRNEQSIPPLFQPRN